In Arachis hypogaea cultivar Tifrunner chromosome 17, arahy.Tifrunner.gnm2.J5K5, whole genome shotgun sequence, a single window of DNA contains:
- the LOC112763780 gene encoding protein FAR1-RELATED SEQUENCE 5-like: protein MDEKVTNVEPMFDDHGFDEGYNIDSLEDIVMIEFWNIRDEDVCHFHFSDADIAFEFYNRYTRTRGFIAWKNRTRKSHAGVLKLKNFVCHREGFRSQNNNDIGNFKKKPTPETSHPLLDPRLTGLLRGHRFMSEADIGHMINMKKGGISVGQIYQALANQAALKYLQDRAINDLSLYFNHHVDADGTLRNLFWCDGLSRADYSLFGDVLAFDATYKRNKYMCPLVVFSGVNYHNQMISFAAALICDKEKNTYRWLLQQMKVAMNGKAPVSVITDGDLSMKFTIEKEFPNAHHRLCAWHLIRNATSNIGKPHFTSMFKKCMLGNYEIDIFRQKWFEMVEGFGVENKSWVLDMYKKRHSWATAHIRGKFFAGFRTTSRCEGLNSIIAKYVNSRYNLVEFIQHFNRCVDHIQWKEVQADHASVNGRPICVLVHEDIDELPRSLVLPWWTKTAKVGLQNAAGHKGF from the exons ATGGATGAGAAAGTCACAAATGTGGAACCAATGTTCGATGATCACGGCTTTGATGAAGGGTATAACATTGACTCACTCGAAGACATTGTGATGATTGAATTTTGGAACATCAGGGATGAAGATGTATGTCATTTTCACTTTTCTGATGCCGACATTGCATTTGAGTTCTACAATAGATATACAAGGACAAGAGGCTTTATTGCTTGGAAGAATAGGACTAGGAAGAGTCATGCAGGCGTACTTAAGTTGAAGAATTTTGTATGTCATCGTGAAGGATTTAGATCACAAAATAATAATGACATTGGAAACTTTAAGAAAAAACCTACACCAGAGACAAG TCATCCGCTTTTGGATCCTCGATTGACTGGATTGCTTCGTGGGCATAGATTCATGTCCGAGGCTGATATTGGCCACATGATTAACATGAAAAAGGGTGGGATTAGTGTTGGGCAGATATATCAAGCATTAGCAAATCAGGCAG CTTTGAAGTATCTACAAGATCGAGCAATAAATGacctttctctctattttaatcaTCACGTGGATGCCGATGGTACTTTGCGCAATTTATTCTGGTGCGATGGTCTCAGTAGGGCAGATTACTCATTATTTGGCGATGTGCTGGCTTTTGATGCTACCTATAAGAGGAATAAATATATGTGTCCATTGGTGGTATTTTCTGGTGTCAATTATCACAATCAAATGATTAGTTTTGCTGCTGCTTTAATTTGCGACAAGGAAAAAAACACATATAGGTGGTTGCTACAACAAATGAAGGTGGCAATGAATGGAAAAGCACCTGTTTCGGTTATCACGGATGGTGATCTATCAATGAAGTTCACCATTGAGAAAGAGTTTCCTAATGCACATCATAGATTATGTGCATGGCATCTGATTCGCAATGCAACAAGTAATATTGGCAAGCCCCACTTTACCTCCATGTTTAAAAAGTGTATGCTAGGCAACTATGAAATTGATATATTTCGTCAAAAGTGGTTTGAAATGGTTGAGGGATTTGGTGTCGAAAACAAGAGTTGGGTCCTAGATATGTATAAGAAGAGACATTCATGGGCAACTGCACATATAAGAGGGAAGTTTTTTGCTGGTTTTCGGACTACTTCTCGGTGCGAGGGATTAAACTCAATCATTGCAAAGTATGTCAATTCAAGGTACAATCTGGTTgagttcattcaacactttaATCGATGTGTCGACCATATTCAGTGGAAAGAGGTCCAGGCTGACCACGCATCTGTGAATGGGAGACCCA TTTGCGTCTTGGTGCATGAAGATATAGATGAGCTTCCAAGGTCATTAGTCTTGCCTTGGTGGACCAAGACTGCCAAAGTAGGTTTGCAAAATGCGGCTGGACATAAAGGATTctaa